In the Deltaproteobacteria bacterium genome, one interval contains:
- a CDS encoding 4Fe-4S binding protein — translation MRTENKKVVIHAENCAGCLSCQLICSLTYQKEFNPLKAFIKVRYLGRAGNDNRVYFSDECNECGLCAEYCHFNALTLRKKKEVASLAAG, via the coding sequence ATGCGTACTGAAAACAAAAAGGTCGTCATCCACGCTGAAAACTGCGCCGGTTGTCTGTCTTGCCAGCTCATATGCTCCCTTACCTATCAAAAGGAATTTAACCCCCTGAAGGCTTTCATTAAGGTACGGTATTTAGGCAGGGCCGGAAACGACAATCGGGTCTATTTCAGCGATGAATGTAACGAATGCGGTCTTTGCGCCGAGTACTGCCATTTTAATGCCCTGACGTTAAGAAAAAAGAAGGAGGTTGCGTCCTTGGCAGCCGGTTGA